One window of Mesorhizobium loti R88b genomic DNA carries:
- a CDS encoding ABC transporter substrate-binding protein: MKFAIVAALASAALGSVSVLPAMASSDAPVIALTNAYYGNTWRHQMVEAFEASAKEAKAAGQISDYIVMNGDGSVAQQNSQIAELILKKVDVLAVDAASETAVNGIIEKACKAGIIVVSFDSVASAPCNYQLNFDFKGYKATQAEAVFKMLDGKGNVIQVRGVKGSAPDNDMFNAQQSVLAKYPDIKVVATVYGQATASVAQAAIANVLPSLPHVDAVLGQGGSDDVGIAQAFVQYGGDYAGKMPIIEGGGGTDFVKWWADENAKNGYQTVSMNTTPGIGGAAFWLGLSLLKGAKAPKMMIMPVATVDASNLKEYAKLPGGQIISPSYSLDWVKQNLLSK, translated from the coding sequence ATGAAGTTTGCAATCGTGGCGGCGCTTGCCAGCGCCGCGCTGGGGAGCGTGTCTGTGCTGCCGGCAATGGCGTCATCGGACGCACCCGTCATAGCGCTGACCAACGCCTATTACGGCAACACCTGGCGGCATCAGATGGTGGAAGCCTTCGAAGCCTCCGCCAAGGAAGCAAAGGCCGCCGGGCAGATCTCCGACTATATCGTCATGAACGGCGACGGCTCGGTGGCGCAGCAGAACAGCCAGATCGCCGAACTGATCCTCAAGAAGGTTGATGTGCTCGCCGTCGATGCCGCCTCGGAAACCGCGGTCAACGGCATCATCGAAAAAGCCTGCAAGGCCGGCATCATCGTCGTGTCCTTCGATTCAGTCGCCTCGGCGCCTTGCAACTACCAGCTCAATTTCGACTTCAAGGGCTACAAGGCGACCCAGGCCGAGGCCGTCTTCAAGATGCTCGACGGCAAGGGCAATGTCATCCAGGTACGCGGCGTCAAGGGCTCGGCCCCGGACAACGACATGTTCAACGCCCAGCAGTCGGTGCTGGCGAAATATCCCGATATCAAGGTTGTCGCGACCGTCTATGGCCAGGCGACCGCCTCGGTGGCGCAGGCCGCCATCGCCAATGTCCTGCCCTCGCTGCCGCATGTCGATGCGGTGCTCGGCCAAGGTGGCAGCGACGATGTCGGCATCGCCCAGGCCTTTGTCCAATATGGCGGCGACTATGCCGGCAAGATGCCGATCATCGAAGGCGGCGGCGGCACCGATTTCGTCAAATGGTGGGCCGACGAGAACGCCAAGAACGGCTACCAGACGGTCTCGATGAACACGACGCCCGGCATTGGCGGCGCTGCTTTCTGGCTCGGCCTGTCCCTGCTCAAGGGCGCCAAGGCACCCAAGATGATGATCATGCCTGTCGCGACCGTCGATGCCAGCAACCTCAAGGAATACGCCAAGCTGCCGGGCGGCCAGATCATCAGCCCCAGCTATTCGCTCGACTGGGTCAAGCAGAACCTGCTGAGCAAGTAA
- a CDS encoding ATP-binding cassette domain-containing protein, whose translation MSHLAVADQGRAGAMAPAAATRQEIVSLARITKSFGPTLANAEIDLAVSAGEIIGLVGGNGAGKSTLMRILCGTMWPTLGSISFAGQALDFADYNAAEAQRRGIRMVHQELSLCANLSVAENFFLETPQDAASRPRWRRLYRGRARSALDAVFPGNGIDVDAEVGQLSIAERQMVEIARAAATPSVRLIVLDEPTSSLDLDRSRQLRAFIRERAKAGLAFIFISHKLQEIIDIAAQVVVLRNGRTAWRGDVADTSIGKLVQLMGGDTNPAHQHGANVTSTGGALVRLSGALTSELGRDIEIARGEIVGLAGLEGSGQKDLLHAIFKPGQDAAVTRTSEVGFIAGDRQKEGVFPLWSVLGNISIGSLARRPALSLVSDRVNRAAAADAAGRLRLDENRFGSNILELSGGNQQKALVARALVADTPIILLDDPTRGVDIATKQDFYRLCNDIARSGRTLVWHTTEDAELLACDRVLVFAGGRIVKELTGAAITEAAIVGASFVQQADKRADAAQGKAGAVALARRLVNAAPFIGLAAVLAVMISANPAVASIFGLDLLLMPALSLVLVTAAQMFIVGGSEIDLGVGAFAGLVSVLSATLLYDQPWLGALALLAAVAAYAGLGGLIQARKIPAIVVTLGASFIWVGLGYALQPTPGGASPEWLTALFGWSLDFLPTSIILIAAVALVVLVIDRLPLGVVLRGFGNNPTAMIRSGWSPTRYALVRYLIAGLFAAAAGLSLTAINTASDINSGNSFTLLSVAAVVMGGCSLLGGIVSPVGAIAGAVTLSLIGALLGTLNVSSDFNAATQGLILIALLTLRGLTADRGSEQ comes from the coding sequence ATGTCCCACCTTGCCGTTGCCGATCAGGGGCGTGCAGGCGCCATGGCGCCTGCTGCTGCGACCCGGCAGGAAATCGTCTCGCTTGCGCGGATCACCAAGAGTTTCGGGCCGACGCTGGCGAATGCCGAGATCGACCTCGCCGTTTCGGCCGGCGAGATCATCGGCCTCGTCGGCGGCAACGGCGCCGGCAAGTCGACGCTGATGCGCATTCTCTGCGGCACCATGTGGCCGACGCTGGGCTCGATCTCCTTCGCCGGTCAGGCGCTTGATTTCGCCGACTACAACGCGGCGGAAGCGCAACGGCGCGGCATCCGCATGGTGCATCAGGAACTGTCGCTGTGCGCCAACCTGTCGGTTGCCGAGAACTTCTTTCTGGAGACGCCGCAGGACGCGGCAAGCCGGCCGCGCTGGCGGAGGCTTTACAGAGGCCGCGCACGCTCGGCGCTGGACGCGGTCTTTCCCGGCAACGGCATCGATGTGGATGCGGAAGTCGGCCAGTTGTCCATCGCCGAACGGCAGATGGTCGAGATTGCGCGCGCCGCCGCGACACCCAGCGTCAGGCTCATCGTTCTCGACGAGCCGACCTCCTCGCTGGATCTCGATCGCTCCAGGCAGCTGCGGGCTTTCATCCGCGAGCGGGCCAAGGCGGGCCTCGCCTTCATCTTCATCAGCCACAAGCTGCAGGAGATCATCGACATCGCCGCGCAAGTGGTGGTGCTGCGCAACGGACGCACTGCCTGGCGCGGCGACGTGGCGGATACGTCGATCGGAAAGCTGGTGCAACTCATGGGTGGCGACACCAATCCGGCCCACCAACATGGCGCCAACGTCACCAGCACCGGAGGCGCTCTGGTGCGGCTGTCCGGAGCCCTGACATCCGAACTGGGCCGTGACATCGAGATCGCGCGCGGTGAGATCGTCGGACTGGCGGGGCTCGAAGGCAGCGGCCAGAAGGACCTGCTGCATGCCATCTTCAAGCCTGGACAGGATGCCGCCGTCACCAGGACCAGCGAAGTCGGCTTCATCGCCGGCGACCGTCAGAAAGAAGGGGTATTCCCGCTGTGGAGCGTGCTGGGCAATATCTCAATCGGCAGCCTTGCGCGCCGCCCGGCGCTGAGCCTGGTCTCGGACCGGGTCAACCGCGCGGCCGCAGCGGACGCTGCCGGCCGGCTGCGGCTCGACGAAAACCGCTTCGGGTCCAACATTCTGGAGCTGAGCGGCGGCAACCAGCAGAAGGCGCTGGTTGCCCGCGCGCTCGTTGCCGATACGCCGATCATCCTGCTCGACGATCCGACGCGCGGCGTCGACATCGCCACCAAGCAGGATTTCTACCGGCTCTGCAACGACATCGCGCGGAGCGGACGGACACTTGTCTGGCACACGACCGAGGACGCCGAACTGCTGGCCTGCGACCGCGTGCTGGTCTTTGCCGGCGGGCGGATCGTCAAGGAACTGACCGGCGCAGCGATCACCGAAGCGGCAATCGTCGGGGCATCGTTCGTCCAGCAAGCGGACAAGCGCGCAGACGCCGCGCAGGGCAAGGCAGGCGCAGTCGCGCTTGCCCGCAGGCTGGTGAACGCGGCCCCTTTCATCGGCCTCGCCGCCGTGCTGGCGGTGATGATTTCGGCCAATCCGGCGGTCGCCTCGATCTTCGGGCTCGACCTGCTGCTGATGCCAGCGCTGTCGCTGGTGCTGGTGACGGCGGCGCAGATGTTCATCGTCGGCGGCAGCGAAATCGATCTCGGCGTCGGCGCTTTCGCAGGCTTGGTCAGCGTGCTCAGCGCCACACTGCTCTACGATCAGCCATGGCTTGGCGCGTTGGCGCTTTTGGCTGCGGTCGCCGCTTATGCCGGTCTTGGTGGGTTGATCCAGGCGCGCAAGATCCCGGCCATTGTCGTCACGCTCGGCGCCTCCTTCATCTGGGTGGGGCTGGGCTATGCGCTGCAGCCGACGCCGGGCGGCGCCAGTCCTGAATGGCTGACGGCGCTGTTCGGCTGGTCGCTCGACTTCCTGCCGACGTCCATCATCCTCATCGCGGCGGTCGCCCTGGTGGTGCTGGTGATCGACCGGCTGCCGCTCGGCGTGGTGCTGCGCGGCTTCGGCAACAATCCCACCGCGATGATCCGCTCGGGCTGGTCGCCGACACGCTACGCGCTGGTGCGCTATCTCATCGCCGGGCTGTTCGCGGCGGCCGCCGGCCTGTCGCTGACGGCGATCAACACGGCAAGCGACATCAATTCCGGCAATTCGTTCACGCTGCTCAGCGTCGCCGCCGTGGTGATGGGCGGCTGCTCGCTGCTCGGCGGCATCGTCTCCCCGGTCGGCGCCATCGCCGGCGCGGTGACGCTGTCGCTGATCGGCGCGCTGCTCGGCACGCTCAATGTCAGCAGCGACTTCAACGCCGCCACGCAAGGGCTGATCCTCATTGCCTTGCTGACGTTGCGCGGGCTGACCGCTGATCGCGGGAGCGAACAATGA
- a CDS encoding ABC transporter permease, giving the protein MNALSAFTFWAQKNRWIWAAIGVLLLWLVLSVVTNRFSLSSLSGIILSASFLTVVGIGQMFVVTTGRGNIDLSVASVITLSAFVALLTIKGQDANLAIGVAAAVLLGLAVGLLNSLLVVGLGIPAIIATLATGYVLATATLLSNRAIPGFAVSPALKGLATGRISGVPIMAIIAILGVAAASFVLRYTVFGQLLSAVGQNRAAARLAAINNGWVIAAAFIISSVLASLDGLLLGAYIGGAFLEMGQPYLLQSIAAVVLGGTLIFGGSATALGTLFASILLILIVTTMQIIGLPPGAQDIVQGIVVIFVLALAGRQALARRAIVDPTAAAAAKTEPGAAASQSK; this is encoded by the coding sequence ATGAATGCGCTGTCCGCCTTCACGTTCTGGGCCCAGAAAAACCGCTGGATCTGGGCGGCGATCGGGGTGCTTCTGCTCTGGCTGGTGCTCTCCGTGGTCACCAACCGGTTCAGCCTGTCCAGCCTGTCGGGCATCATCCTGTCGGCCTCGTTCCTGACGGTCGTCGGCATCGGCCAGATGTTCGTCGTCACCACCGGGCGCGGCAACATCGACCTCTCCGTCGCTTCGGTGATCACGCTCAGCGCCTTCGTCGCGCTGCTGACCATCAAGGGCCAGGATGCCAACCTCGCCATTGGTGTCGCCGCTGCCGTCCTGCTCGGACTCGCGGTAGGCCTGCTCAATTCGTTGCTCGTCGTCGGCCTCGGCATTCCGGCGATCATCGCGACGCTCGCGACAGGCTATGTGCTGGCGACCGCGACGCTGCTGTCGAACCGCGCGATACCCGGTTTTGCCGTCAGCCCGGCGTTGAAAGGTCTGGCGACGGGCCGCATCTCGGGTGTTCCGATCATGGCCATCATTGCCATTCTCGGCGTGGCGGCAGCCTCCTTCGTGCTGCGCTACACCGTGTTCGGACAACTTCTGTCGGCGGTCGGCCAGAACCGCGCGGCCGCCCGGCTCGCCGCCATCAACAACGGCTGGGTGATCGCGGCGGCGTTCATCATCTCTTCGGTGCTGGCCTCGCTCGACGGCCTGCTGCTCGGCGCCTATATCGGCGGCGCCTTCCTCGAAATGGGCCAGCCCTATCTGCTGCAGTCGATCGCCGCCGTGGTGCTCGGCGGCACGCTGATCTTCGGCGGCTCGGCGACCGCGCTCGGCACCCTGTTCGCCAGCATCCTGCTCATCCTGATCGTCACCACCATGCAGATCATCGGGCTGCCTCCCGGCGCCCAGGATATCGTCCAGGGCATCGTCGTCATCTTCGTCCTGGCGCTGGCGGGGCGACAGGCATTGGCGCGCCGCGCCATTGTCGATCCCACGGCCGCCGCGGCGGCGAAGACAGAGCCAGGCGCTGCCGCGTCCCAGTCGAAGTGA
- a CDS encoding phosphogluconate dehydrogenase C-terminal domain-containing protein, with protein MTTIALFGAGGKMGYRLSTNFRGSDYTIRHVEISEAGKERLKTGLGFDAIGVDEALEGADVVILAVPDTHIGKVATSIESKLAAGTMVVVLDAAAPFAGHLPDRPDLTYFVTHPCHPPIFNDETDMAAKKDFFGGVKAKQHFVSALMQGPEEDYAKGEKIAQIIWAPVMRSHRVTVEHMALLEPGLSETVCASLLVVMKEALDEVVARGVDRQAALDFLLGHMNVLGAVIFGETKGVFSDACNKAIEFGKPVLMRDDWKRVFEPEEIAASIQRIT; from the coding sequence ATGACAACGATTGCGCTGTTCGGTGCGGGCGGGAAAATGGGCTACCGCCTGTCGACCAATTTTCGCGGATCGGACTACACGATCCGCCATGTCGAGATCAGCGAGGCGGGCAAGGAGCGGCTGAAAACCGGTCTGGGCTTCGACGCGATCGGCGTCGATGAGGCGCTTGAAGGGGCCGATGTGGTGATCCTGGCGGTGCCGGACACGCATATCGGCAAGGTCGCCACCAGCATCGAAAGCAAGCTTGCGGCAGGCACAATGGTCGTTGTGCTCGATGCGGCGGCACCGTTCGCCGGGCATCTGCCTGATCGTCCCGATCTCACCTATTTCGTCACCCATCCCTGCCACCCGCCGATCTTCAATGACGAGACCGATATGGCCGCCAAGAAGGACTTTTTCGGCGGCGTCAAAGCCAAGCAGCATTTTGTCAGTGCCCTGATGCAAGGACCTGAGGAAGACTACGCCAAGGGCGAGAAGATCGCCCAGATCATCTGGGCGCCGGTGATGCGCTCGCACCGCGTCACGGTCGAACACATGGCGCTGCTGGAGCCCGGCCTGTCGGAAACGGTGTGCGCTTCGCTGCTCGTCGTCATGAAGGAAGCGCTCGACGAGGTCGTGGCGCGCGGCGTCGACCGGCAGGCGGCGCTAGATTTCCTGCTCGGCCACATGAATGTGCTCGGCGCCGTCATCTTCGGCGAGACCAAGGGCGTGTTCTCCGATGCCTGCAACAAGGCCATCGAATTCGGCAAGCCAGTGCTGATGCGTGACGACTGGAAGCGCGTCTTCGAGCCGGAAGAAATCGCCGCCAGCATCCAGCGCATCACTTGA
- a CDS encoding D-ribose ABC transporter substrate-binding protein, producing the protein MKLTRRMTLAAFAGVLALGTAAPAFAADLIAIITPSHDNPFFKAEAVGAEAKAKELGYEALVLVHDDDANKQSELIDTAIGRGAKAIILDNAGADATVAAVQKAKDAGIPSFLIDREINATGVAVAQIVSNNYQGAQLGAQEFVKLMGEKGNFVELVGKESDTNAGIRSKGYHDVINDYPDLKMVAQQSANWSQTEAYSKMESILQANPDIKGVISGNDTMAMGAYAALAAANRKDVIVVGFDGSNDVRDSITSGGIKATVLQPAYAQAQMAVEQANEFIKNKKSPEKEKQLMDCVLVNGDNAAKLETFALKN; encoded by the coding sequence ATGAAACTCACTCGCAGAATGACGCTTGCGGCTTTCGCCGGCGTACTGGCACTTGGCACGGCGGCACCGGCCTTCGCGGCTGACCTGATCGCCATCATCACCCCGTCGCACGACAACCCGTTCTTCAAGGCGGAAGCCGTCGGCGCCGAGGCAAAGGCCAAGGAACTTGGCTACGAGGCCCTGGTGCTGGTCCATGATGACGACGCCAACAAGCAGTCCGAACTGATCGACACCGCGATTGGCCGTGGCGCCAAGGCGATCATCCTCGACAATGCCGGAGCCGACGCCACCGTCGCCGCCGTGCAGAAAGCCAAGGACGCCGGCATCCCCTCCTTCCTGATCGACCGCGAGATCAACGCCACCGGCGTCGCCGTGGCGCAGATCGTCTCCAACAACTACCAGGGCGCCCAGCTCGGCGCACAGGAGTTCGTCAAGCTGATGGGCGAAAAGGGCAATTTCGTCGAGCTGGTCGGCAAGGAATCCGACACCAATGCCGGCATCCGCTCCAAGGGCTATCATGACGTCATCAACGACTATCCAGACCTGAAGATGGTCGCCCAGCAGTCTGCCAACTGGAGCCAGACCGAGGCCTATTCCAAGATGGAATCGATCCTGCAGGCCAACCCGGACATCAAGGGCGTCATCTCCGGCAACGACACGATGGCGATGGGTGCCTATGCGGCGCTCGCCGCCGCGAACCGCAAGGATGTCATCGTCGTCGGCTTCGACGGCTCGAACGACGTGCGCGACTCCATCACCTCGGGCGGCATCAAGGCCACGGTGCTGCAGCCGGCCTATGCCCAGGCGCAGATGGCGGTCGAACAGGCCAACGAGTTCATCAAGAACAAGAAGTCGCCGGAGAAGGAAAAGCAGCTGATGGACTGCGTGCTGGTCAATGGCGACAATGCCGCCAAGCTGGAAACCTTCGCGCTGAAGAACTGA
- a CDS encoding DUF2291 family protein: protein MPKKLTWLTLVALAGISLSACKILPTPSAQDGANASGFNPDKMVEDIWVAKVIPYLLQKAGPFAEVHALAKTDQAAAGAKYGNPKKQANSPWTFAVRVEGKIVAANTQSRAATMDIDVDGDGKADARVQIGPAIRGTALRDSLDFVQFNDFTNQIDFAQFGKAFNAYADKTVLSKLPREALEGRTAKVLGAYTIEGGQDLPLVTPAEAEIGPKP, encoded by the coding sequence ATGCCGAAGAAGTTGACCTGGCTGACACTTGTCGCGCTCGCCGGCATCAGCCTCAGTGCCTGCAAGATTCTGCCGACGCCCTCCGCGCAAGACGGCGCCAATGCGTCCGGCTTCAACCCGGATAAGATGGTCGAGGATATCTGGGTGGCGAAGGTCATCCCGTACCTGCTGCAGAAGGCCGGGCCGTTTGCCGAGGTCCATGCGCTGGCGAAGACCGATCAGGCGGCAGCCGGCGCCAAATACGGCAACCCCAAGAAACAAGCGAATTCGCCATGGACCTTCGCGGTCCGCGTCGAGGGCAAGATCGTTGCCGCCAACACGCAGTCGCGCGCGGCAACGATGGATATCGACGTCGATGGTGACGGCAAGGCGGATGCGCGGGTGCAGATCGGGCCGGCGATACGCGGAACCGCACTGCGCGACAGCCTCGACTTCGTCCAGTTCAACGATTTCACCAACCAGATCGACTTCGCCCAGTTCGGCAAGGCGTTCAATGCCTATGCCGACAAGACCGTGCTGTCGAAGCTGCCGCGCGAGGCGCTGGAGGGCCGCACCGCCAAGGTGCTCGGCGCCTATACGATCGAAGGCGGCCAGGACCTGCCGCTGGTGACCCCGGCGGAGGCCGAGATCGGGCCGAAGCCATGA
- a CDS encoding sugar ABC transporter ATP-binding protein, producing MSAGHEIILKLEDVSKVYAGTVAVKQANFEVRKGAVNVLVGENGAGKSTLMKIIAGVEQPTAGRILLDGREVSFSSSGDAVNRGIGMVFQELNLFGNMTVAENIFATREITNRFRKIDRKEQERRAGEFLDRLEAGIRPDMLVEDLRIGQQQLVEIAKAVSLDARILIMDEPTSALSAAEVEILFKVIADLKARGVAIVYISHRLEELIRIGDYITVLRDGRITGQEDVKNVDTQWIVRQMIGSDAKDFAKADGHVPGEEIFRAEDICLPRATGGLAVDHVSLSLRAGEILGIYGLMGAGRSELFDCIMGRHGHASGKIFIEGNHIRERDTTRRIKRGLALIPEDRQREGLVSILSVASNLTLASLSRFVTLFHIRGGAERQAVVQMVRELAIKVADPAQEVSSLSGGNQQKVVIGKALLTGPKVLLMDEPSRGIDVGAKADVFRTMRKLSRDGLGILFATSDLDEVMALSDRIAVMSNGKLTGMFDRAEATEAAIVAASALGHGPAPLAPAHLAPRHGKQR from the coding sequence ATGTCGGCCGGTCACGAAATCATCCTGAAGCTGGAAGACGTCTCGAAAGTCTATGCCGGCACCGTCGCGGTCAAGCAGGCCAATTTCGAGGTGCGCAAGGGCGCGGTCAATGTGCTGGTCGGTGAGAACGGCGCCGGCAAATCGACGCTGATGAAGATCATCGCCGGCGTCGAGCAGCCGACGGCCGGTCGCATCCTGCTCGACGGCAGGGAGGTTTCGTTCTCGTCCTCGGGTGACGCGGTGAACCGTGGCATCGGCATGGTGTTCCAGGAATTGAACCTGTTCGGCAACATGACGGTTGCCGAGAACATTTTCGCCACGCGCGAGATCACCAACCGGTTTCGCAAGATCGACCGCAAGGAGCAGGAACGGCGGGCCGGTGAATTCCTCGATCGGCTCGAAGCCGGTATCCGGCCGGACATGCTGGTCGAGGATCTGCGCATCGGCCAGCAGCAATTGGTCGAGATCGCCAAGGCCGTCTCGCTCGACGCGCGCATCCTGATCATGGACGAGCCGACCTCGGCGCTAAGCGCCGCTGAAGTCGAGATCCTGTTCAAGGTGATCGCCGACCTCAAGGCGCGTGGCGTGGCGATCGTCTATATCTCGCACCGGCTCGAGGAACTCATCCGCATCGGTGACTACATCACCGTGCTGCGCGATGGCCGCATCACCGGCCAGGAGGACGTGAAAAACGTCGACACGCAATGGATCGTGCGGCAGATGATCGGCTCGGACGCCAAGGATTTCGCCAAGGCCGACGGCCATGTGCCGGGCGAAGAGATTTTCCGCGCCGAGGACATCTGCCTGCCGCGCGCCACCGGCGGACTGGCGGTCGACCACGTCTCGCTGTCGCTGCGCGCCGGCGAGATTTTGGGCATCTACGGCCTGATGGGCGCCGGGCGCAGCGAGCTGTTCGACTGCATCATGGGCCGCCATGGCCATGCCAGCGGCAAGATCTTCATCGAGGGAAACCATATCAGGGAACGCGACACGACGCGGCGCATCAAGCGCGGGCTGGCGCTGATCCCGGAAGACCGCCAGCGCGAGGGCCTGGTGTCGATTCTCTCCGTCGCCAGCAATTTGACATTGGCGAGCCTGTCGCGCTTCGTCACCCTGTTCCACATCCGAGGCGGCGCCGAGCGGCAGGCCGTGGTGCAGATGGTACGGGAGCTCGCGATCAAGGTCGCCGACCCGGCGCAAGAGGTCTCGTCGCTGTCTGGCGGCAACCAGCAAAAGGTGGTGATCGGCAAGGCGCTGCTCACCGGACCGAAGGTGCTTTTGATGGACGAGCCGAGCCGCGGCATCGATGTCGGCGCCAAGGCCGACGTCTTCCGCACCATGCGCAAGCTGTCGCGGGATGGGCTGGGCATCCTCTTCGCCACCTCCGACCTCGACGAGGTGATGGCACTGTCCGACCGGATCGCGGTGATGAGCAATGGCAAACTGACCGGCATGTTCGACCGCGCCGAGGCAACGGAAGCCGCGATCGTCGCCGCATCGGCGCTCGGCCACGGACCTGCACCTCTTGCCCCCGCACATCTTGCCCCCCGACATGGAAAGCAACGCTGA
- a CDS encoding ABC transporter permease translates to MTDIPARAAHSSASSGSALLTLMKLRTFIALIAVLVFFSIAAPNFLSAANLILMAKHVALNAFLAMGMTFVIITGGIDLSVGSIVGLCGMVAGYLVLNGIDLQIGYTIYFNVVEIALITLLVGILIGAVNGLLITRLNVAPFIATLGVLYVARGLALLSSDGRTFPNLVGKPELGTTGFGFLGAGRLAGLPVSIWMLIVVALGAAYLARYTPLGRHIFAVGGNERAARISGVRVNMVKMFVYMFSGFCAAIVGLIISSELMASHPATGESFELNAIAAAVLGGTSMSGGRGTIGGTIVGAFVIGILSDGLVMMGVSSFWQMVIKGLVIIVAVVVDQAQRRLQQRVTLMQMAKAG, encoded by the coding sequence ATGACTGACATTCCGGCCAGGGCAGCTCACTCTTCGGCCTCCAGCGGCTCCGCGCTGCTGACGCTGATGAAGCTCAGGACCTTCATCGCACTGATCGCCGTGCTGGTGTTCTTCTCCATCGCGGCGCCGAACTTCCTGTCGGCCGCCAATCTGATCCTGATGGCCAAGCACGTGGCGCTCAACGCCTTCCTCGCCATGGGCATGACCTTTGTCATCATCACCGGCGGAATCGACCTTTCGGTCGGTTCGATCGTCGGCCTGTGCGGCATGGTGGCCGGCTATCTCGTGCTCAACGGCATCGATCTGCAGATCGGCTACACCATCTATTTCAACGTGGTCGAGATCGCATTGATCACGCTGCTGGTCGGCATATTGATCGGCGCCGTCAACGGATTGCTGATCACCAGGCTCAATGTCGCCCCCTTTATCGCCACGCTCGGCGTGCTCTATGTGGCGCGCGGCCTGGCGCTGCTGTCTTCGGACGGGCGCACCTTCCCCAATCTGGTTGGCAAGCCGGAACTCGGCACCACCGGCTTCGGCTTCCTTGGCGCCGGCCGGCTCGCCGGCCTGCCCGTCTCGATCTGGATGCTGATCGTGGTGGCACTGGGTGCCGCCTATCTCGCCCGGTACACGCCGCTCGGCCGCCACATCTTCGCCGTCGGCGGCAATGAGCGCGCGGCACGCATCTCGGGCGTGCGCGTCAACATGGTCAAGATGTTCGTCTACATGTTCTCCGGCTTCTGCGCGGCGATCGTCGGCCTGATCATCTCGTCGGAGCTGATGGCCTCGCATCCGGCGACGGGCGAAAGCTTCGAGTTGAATGCTATTGCCGCGGCAGTGCTTGGCGGCACCTCGATGTCTGGCGGCCGCGGCACGATCGGCGGCACCATCGTCGGCGCCTTCGTCATCGGCATCCTGTCGGACGGGCTGGTGATGATGGGCGTGAGCTCCTTCTGGCAGATGGTGATCAAGGGGCTTGTCATCATCGTCGCCGTCGTCGTCGACCAGGCGCAGCGCCGGCTTCAGCAGCGCGTTACCCTGATGCAGATGGCAAAGGCGGGTTGA
- a CDS encoding Gfo/Idh/MocA family protein: MASLSGALIGCGFFAVNQMHAWSDIDGASIIAICDRDPERLRIVGDQFGIARRYTDAAALFAAETLDFVDIATTVVSHRPLVEMAAAHRVPVICQKPFAPTLTDAKAMVAACANAGVPLMVHENFRWQSPIQAVRAVLDSGEIGTPFFGRISFRSAYDVFSGQPYLATGKRFIIEDLGIHILDIARFLLGDVSSLTARTARINPAIAGEDVATVLMDHKSGATSVVDCSYATRLAVEPFPETLIEIDGSDGTIRLAQGYQLTVTGKSGTTVTDISPPLLPWASRPWHNIQESVLAIQRHWVDCLASGKEPATSGADNLKTFALVEATYAGAASRQPVQIDDLLK; encoded by the coding sequence ATGGCGAGCTTGAGTGGAGCGCTGATCGGCTGCGGCTTCTTCGCAGTCAACCAGATGCATGCCTGGAGCGACATCGACGGCGCCTCGATCATCGCCATCTGCGACCGCGATCCGGAACGGTTGCGGATCGTTGGCGACCAGTTCGGCATCGCGAGGCGCTACACCGATGCAGCGGCGCTGTTCGCGGCCGAGACGCTCGACTTCGTCGACATCGCCACCACCGTGGTCAGCCATCGGCCGCTGGTCGAGATGGCGGCCGCCCACCGCGTTCCGGTGATCTGCCAGAAACCCTTCGCGCCGACGCTGACAGACGCCAAGGCGATGGTCGCGGCCTGCGCCAACGCCGGCGTGCCGCTGATGGTGCATGAGAATTTCCGCTGGCAGTCGCCGATCCAGGCGGTGCGCGCCGTACTCGACAGCGGGGAGATCGGTACGCCCTTCTTCGGGCGCATCTCCTTCCGCTCCGCCTATGACGTGTTTTCCGGCCAGCCCTACCTGGCGACGGGAAAGCGCTTCATCATCGAGGATCTCGGCATCCATATCCTCGACATTGCACGTTTCCTGCTGGGCGACGTCTCGAGCCTCACCGCCCGGACGGCACGCATCAACCCGGCCATCGCGGGCGAGGATGTCGCCACCGTGCTGATGGATCACAAGAGCGGCGCCACCTCCGTGGTCGATTGCAGCTATGCGACCAGGCTTGCCGTCGAGCCGTTTCCCGAAACGCTGATCGAGATCGACGGCAGCGACGGCACGATCCGGCTGGCGCAGGGATACCAGCTCACCGTCACCGGCAAGAGCGGCACAACGGTCACCGACATCTCGCCGCCGCTTCTGCCCTGGGCATCGCGGCCATGGCACAACATCCAGGAAAGCGTGCTGGCGATCCAGCGGCACTGGGTCGACTGCCTTGCATCAGGCAAGGAGCCAGCAACCTCGGGCGCCGACAACCTCAAGACATTCGCGCTGGTCGAGGCGACCTATGCCGGCGCCGCGAGCCGGCAACCGGTGCAGATCGACGACCTGCTGAAGTGA